From the Lathyrus oleraceus cultivar Zhongwan6 chromosome 3, CAAS_Psat_ZW6_1.0, whole genome shotgun sequence genome, the window AAATTATAAAATCTCAAAGTATCAATGGAACACGAACCAGTATATCAACCTAGGTGATTAGATCTTCATAGGAATTGTAACCGTCTAAATTTATTTTGTGTAAACTGAATGATGAACAGTAGCGATGCGTTTTAGATTAAATATTACAAGATAAATTGGGCTCTAATAGCAATTGGCCTAAAAAACATAAAATCCGGTCAAAAACTAATTAATTTATAAAGTCTAGCAATAAAACGCAGTATTTTTACTCTTATGAACTCCTAATTGGTTTCTGACTTTAACATAAAACTTGTAGCTTATCCTCTCAGCTTTGCAACACATATTTGAACGCGTCAAATAGAATATTGTAGCTCAAGTTATGACCTGAACAACAAGAATGTGTCATATTACTGTTTATTCAGAAAATAAGTAACCGAATTAAAATAAAAGTAGAAATAAACTAAACTTATGAAACACACTAACACCAATATAAATAACATAAGAGACTCTATAATTTTTGTGGCATACTAGTGaaagaatgtgcatcaaaatgcatGATCAGCCATATTAAGTACTCTTAATATCTCCTTGGAAAAATTGGGAAGAGGGAAAAGAACTCCCATGTCCTTGACAAAAGGGAGGTAGAATTAGAAATACATAGAAGGAAAGTTAGAGGAGACAAGCATGGTCACCCTTTCTGACGGCAAGCAACCTTCCATAACAACTTCATCTTCATCCTCTAAAGAAGAAACCTCACATCCCAATCGAAGGTGTAACCATATTCAAAATCTATGGCACCCTTGGACGAGACGGAGGAGGTAGACATTCTCTCTTTTGTTCCTAAGAAAGCAGAAGAACAAAAAGAATCACCATAATTGTCATAATCGTCAAAAAGGGGGCAACTAACCTAGAACCCCACACTTAGCCTAAGACTCATCTCGGATATATCTTTGCAAAACCTACTCACCATAGAAAACAAAAAAAGGAAAATTCATACCTGAAATAAGGTTGCAAACACGAAGATATGGAGTTGGGAAAACTTGCAAGAGCAGAAGGCGAAATGGAACAAATAAAATGAGAGTGAAAATCTTTTATAGTGGAAACTATAAAGGACTCCACCATGGTTTTTGAAAAAACTCTACACATTTCCAACATGTGCCACTAGCGTTTGGGGTCTTGAAAAAAAGCCATTATTGCTTATACTAAATAAGAGTAAGCGTGACAATCTAAGTGATTGATTAACATTCCAAATTGACATTTTTAGCTAATCAAGAGAAATTTGGCAGGTGACTCATCCTTCAAATTAAGGGCTTGAGAAAATATATATGTTCGCCTCCAACTGAGGGACACGTCCATAGTTGAGGAACTCGCCTGTAGTTAAGGGACTCACATTTAAATATAGTCTCTTATGGTTGATATACTCTCCTTGTATTAAGGGACTTGTCCCCTTTTTAAGAACACTATCACTCCAGGAAATCTCTATCAGGGTGAGAGGTGCATCCTAAATGAAAACAGGGTCTTAAAAACACTTCGTCGTTAGTATATCCCTTGTGCTTGAGGGACtatgtagtgttatatttgtgaGCATCCTAAATGGGGGCGCTCTCACCTAAGAATGATATCACTTAGGCGAAGACCTAAGTACCCACCTTCGACACTAATGATGTGTATAATATCGTTAGTCAAAGGAGAGAGAGCCCACCACTACCCCTAAAGACCTGACAGTCAATAACTCCTCCTAATCATAAGGGAGAAGTTATCGCCACTCATAGTTACCCAAAACCCTAGGCCCTAGGGTCCTCTATAAATATACCTCCCTTAGAGGAGGAAAGGATAATTTATTACATCCTAAGCATATCACTTAGCCAGATCACAACACATACTAATAATGCCCTTATATGTTTCCTATGAGCACCTCATCCAACAAAAAAATATCTCACATCACATGAGCAGGACTCTAAAAACCACCACAAATCACCACCGTACAACGCTTCTTGCCATTGTGGGAAAGCCCTAACCACCCCCAAATTGTTATAAACCTACTAAGGCCTCTGAGTCCATTTGTCCTTACATAAGGAACACGCACACCTGTACTTTTTGACCAGTACAGGTTGCAAGTTGAACCTGAGTAAAATCTTGATGCAAGGGATTGTGGGTTGATCTTGTTATGAAAGCACAAGTTGATAGTGGAACTCTCAAGAGAAAACTCTTGGGAACTAAAGTAGATTGTGTAGTTTAAGGTCGAACTAGTATAAATACTATTGTGCAATTTCCTTACTACTCTCGTTTATTTATTTGTAATTTTTCTTCCTCACTTAAATCTCTACTTTATTTTCTTTCTTAAAATTTACCAAGTTAAAATAATCTTTTTATAAAGAAATTTCAAAAATCATATAACACAATTTGTCCTCTCTTGTGTATAAAGTCCGACAAATATTATATATGAACAACGATTAAAACCGCCCACAAAGGATGTGGTGTCTGATACAGAAGGTCGTTGGATGAACTCCAACAGCTGAGATTAGCGTGGTGCGTGGCTTTAGTGTGAGATCTTTCAACAATGGTACACCTGTTCGTCAGTCTGAAGGAGGAGATATGAATTGGGTTTCATTTTGGGTTCATCTTATTGGGCTATTTGGCTCGTTAGGAACACCAActttaaaatatatttaaaataatttttttcttcatttttgatTTACCGAATTTAAATCTCAATAATATTTTTAAGGGTTTAGATTGATGAAAAACCACCAAATAATATTTGTTAGAAGTGTACAGGACCGACCAAAATAGTTTTATATTACTTGAAAATCGAGAACAAGGACATGGTGCGAGCATGTGGGTCCGCCTTCCCACAAAAGACATCAACGTTCCAATTAAATTCAAGCCCGCGCTACTGTGAGTGCGAAATATTGTCCTTTAAAAAAGACGTATTATTGAATTGAAGAGTATgattattatatataaattatCTTTAACCTCAAATTTTAAATAATGCGTGACTATTTTAGCCAAAACATAAGAGAAATTACTCTATATGATTGTTGAAGGATGAAAAAAAAACTTAGACTTATAATAAATATTTggttaaaaaagaaaaataaattatCTTTTTAGCTCTCAAAGAATAATAAAATAGTATCCTCCTTATTATGGCTATTCCATTAACCAAAAACTCATAACCATGTGATATCAATTGACTCCTCAAGATTCAAAAGATTAGTCCATCTCTAACATAACTCTCAAGTTagttattgatatccccatctGTTCGACACCTTTTGACTTGTCTATACAAGCAATAAGGTGAGGCACCAAAtgttttcttcttttttttaCTTAATAAATGTGATATAGTTTATCCCTTAACGTATATATTAACCTCTTTCTGTTACCTAGCAGGCTATAACATATACTATTATGAGATGGTGGCTTACAATGGAATTTTAAAGTAGCCTTTGCGATATTATATGGGAGCTTTTTCCCCACTCTACATGCACTCCAAAAGTCTCCTTAAGAAAATACACTTTTTATCATCCAAAAATATGctacaaaaaataaaaatatatatgaTTTTCTTAGAAGTGTAGAGGGGAAAAAGTATTTCCTATTATACTTTGGTTTTGATGAACTTTGAAGAGGGCATTACCACACACATTCAAAAGTGGTTTGTAATAGCAAGAGTAGTTATCAGCTTGCATTAGAGACGGAGAGGCAGACGCTGACACAGACATGTCGACGTATGTAATAGTTTGAAAACAAAATAGATTATTTTTTAATTACTTGAAAAGCAAGAAAAATTCTGTCATATCATTTGGAATTGATGTCATCCTCAATTTTCTTAATAATTTATGAATCTCAACATCATTAATACTGTATCTACAAACTCTATATTAGTCATAAAATCAGTGGAATCAAGAGCCAAAACAACATTTCTTAGTTTAGTTGCAAAAACAATCAATGGAACTTAACTTTGTGTCTTCATTTCTTCTCATTGCTCCATGGTTTCTATTAACCTTTCTTAGCTATGCTGAGACTTCAACATACATAATCCATATGAACAAATCCATTTTTCCTCAAGTCTTCACATCTCATCATGATTGGTTTAAATCCACCATTCATTCAATAAAATCAAAAACACTAGTACTTGATGATCATGATCATGATCAACAACTACCCAAGCAATCACAGAAGAAACTAGTGTACGCCTATGATAATGCGATGTATGGCTTTAGTGCAGTGTTATCTTCAAATGAGTTAGAGAATCTTAACAACATGGATGGCTTTGTATCAGTATATCAAGACAGAACAGCCACCCTTGACACAACTCATACCTTTGAATTTCTCTCCCTAGACTCTCCAAGTGGGCTATGGCATGCTTCGAATTTCGGTGAGGATATAATTGTTGGTGTTATTGATTCTGGTGTGTGGCCTGAGAGTCAAAGCTTTCAAGATGATGGTATGACAGAGAAAATTCCAAGCAAATGGAAAGGAGCATGTGAAGGTGGCCAAGAGTTCAATGCATCCATGTGCAACTTCAAGTTGATTGGAGCTAGATATTTCAACAAAGGAGTCATTGCTTCAAATCCAGATGTTACAACAATCATGAACTCGGCTAGAGACAGTGTAGGACATGGAACTCACACATCATCAACTGTTGCAGGTAACTATGTTAATGAAGCTTCTTATTTTGGTTATGCTAAAGGAGTAGCAAGAGGCATTGCACCAAAAGCTAGGCTTGCTATTTATAAAGTCAATTGGGAAGAAGGTCTTTTGGCTTCTGATGTTTTAGCTGGAATGGATCAAGCAATTGTGGACGGTGTTGACGTGATTTCAATTTCCATGGGATTTGATGATGTTCCACTCTATGAAGATCCTATTGCAATAGCTTCATTTGCAGCTATGGAGAAAGGGATTGTTGTTTCATCTTCTGCAGGAAACTTAGGACCTTATCTTGGAACCTTGCACAATGGTATCCCTTGGCTCATTACAGTAGCTGCAGGAACAATAGACAGAACTTTTGGTACTCTTGTTTTGGGAAATGGACAAAACATCATTGGTTGGACTTTGTTTGCATCAAATGCTACTCTAGTTGAAAATCTTCCACTTGTTTACAATAAAACTTTATCTTCATGCAACTCGGTGAGGCTATTATCTCGAGTTAACAAACAAGTCGTCATTCTTTGTGATGATAAATCAATGTCAAACTCAAAATCAGTGTCCCAACAAATCAATGTTGTTGCAGAAACAGGAGTGTTAGGGGCAGTTTTTGTCTCTGATAATCCTGACTTAATTGATCCAAGGCATTTGTACTCTCCAATTATTGTAATCAAGCCAAAAGACGCAAAATCTGTGATCAACTACGCAAAAAGACACGAAAATCCTACGGCAAGCATTAAGTTTCAACAAACATATGTTGGAATAAAACCAGCACCAGTTGCAGCACATTACACTTCAAGAGGTCCTTCACTTAGCTTTCCATGGATTTTGAAGCCTGACATAATGGCTCCTGGCTCAAGAGTTCTTGCTGCTTACGTTCCTAATAAACCTTCCGCTAGAAT encodes:
- the LOC127129157 gene encoding subtilisin-like protease SBT3, whose protein sequence is MELNFVSSFLLIAPWFLLTFLSYAETSTYIIHMNKSIFPQVFTSHHDWFKSTIHSIKSKTLVLDDHDHDQQLPKQSQKKLVYAYDNAMYGFSAVLSSNELENLNNMDGFVSVYQDRTATLDTTHTFEFLSLDSPSGLWHASNFGEDIIVGVIDSGVWPESQSFQDDGMTEKIPSKWKGACEGGQEFNASMCNFKLIGARYFNKGVIASNPDVTTIMNSARDSVGHGTHTSSTVAGNYVNEASYFGYAKGVARGIAPKARLAIYKVNWEEGLLASDVLAGMDQAIVDGVDVISISMGFDDVPLYEDPIAIASFAAMEKGIVVSSSAGNLGPYLGTLHNGIPWLITVAAGTIDRTFGTLVLGNGQNIIGWTLFASNATLVENLPLVYNKTLSSCNSVRLLSRVNKQVVILCDDKSMSNSKSVSQQINVVAETGVLGAVFVSDNPDLIDPRHLYSPIIVIKPKDAKSVINYAKRHENPTASIKFQQTYVGIKPAPVAAHYTSRGPSLSFPWILKPDIMAPGSRVLAAYVPNKPSARIGTNVFLSSDYNFMTGTSMACPHASGVAALLKSAHPQWSAAAIRSALVTTANPMDNTQNPIRDSAYPSQHASPLAIGAGEIDPNRAMNPGLIYDATPQDYVNFLCGLKFTKNQILTITRSSSYDCENPSLDLNYPSFIDFYSSKTRSKIRKFKRTVTNVGDGAATYRAKVTHPKGCLVTVSPDILNFSYKNEKQSYYIVIKYVMYKKENVSFGDLVWIEDGEAYTVRSPILVASSEMI